One Fibrobacter sp. UWH4 genomic region harbors:
- a CDS encoding ABC transporter ATP-binding protein, which produces MAESQRGRMKYARYLWQAMRGFRTSIAIRILAGTGRVALGLLMVWLSKRFIDETIRTGTRDDIARMIAFLVLTMVGTIVLRLVYYYMTASAMVKKSNALRLNLFKSLFARDLYNGQELHSGDVSSRLSKDIENVATSTIDTLPQMAVTALQLVGAFLLMRWFDAWLAWALLLLTPIVIVVGKLIARKLRKMTLEIRNSESKIQMQVQEGVEYNAVLRSLKSEKWVTERFDSRQDQLEGEVLRRTRFTTYSRFAIGSAFGLGYLLAFIWGGLGLRDGTITFGMMTAFLQLVGQIQHPILTLLGLMPQLVHSTASIDRLNELESSARESDSLTIAEQVMQGSLGVKLENISFSYVGSGHEVMQQFSHDFAPGSKTAILGETGKGKTTLFRLLLGFIEPDAGRMLIYSENEVGAVSESTRVNFVYVPQGNTLMSGTIRYNLQLACPNATEKDMLEALHTACADYVQELKGGLDFELGERGYGLSEGQAARIAIARGLLRPGNILLFDEISSSLDEATEAELYRRLFETYPNKTMIFVTHRPAICDMCDEIVRI; this is translated from the coding sequence ATGGCAGAAAGTCAACGTGGTCGAATGAAATACGCCCGTTACCTGTGGCAGGCGATGCGGGGTTTCCGCACAAGCATCGCCATTCGGATTTTGGCGGGAACCGGGCGCGTTGCGCTCGGATTGCTGATGGTATGGTTGAGCAAGCGTTTTATCGACGAAACCATCCGAACGGGCACCCGCGACGACATTGCACGCATGATTGCGTTCCTGGTGCTGACCATGGTAGGCACCATCGTCCTTAGGCTCGTGTACTACTATATGACCGCTTCAGCCATGGTGAAAAAGTCGAACGCCCTTCGACTGAACCTTTTCAAGTCGCTTTTCGCACGCGACCTCTACAACGGCCAGGAGCTGCATTCCGGCGATGTATCGTCGAGACTTTCCAAGGATATCGAGAACGTAGCGACTTCCACGATCGATACACTTCCGCAGATGGCGGTAACGGCCCTCCAACTGGTGGGGGCGTTCCTACTGATGCGCTGGTTCGACGCATGGTTGGCGTGGGCGCTGTTGCTGCTGACACCCATAGTCATCGTTGTCGGCAAGCTGATTGCGCGCAAGCTCCGCAAAATGACGCTTGAAATCCGCAACAGCGAAAGCAAGATTCAGATGCAGGTACAGGAAGGCGTCGAATACAACGCCGTGCTGCGTTCGCTCAAGAGCGAGAAATGGGTTACGGAACGTTTCGATTCCAGGCAAGACCAGTTGGAAGGCGAAGTCCTGCGCCGCACGCGCTTCACCACCTATTCCCGTTTCGCCATCGGCTCCGCCTTCGGCCTCGGATACCTGCTCGCGTTTATTTGGGGCGGCCTCGGGCTCCGCGACGGCACCATCACCTTCGGCATGATGACCGCCTTCTTGCAGCTGGTCGGACAAATCCAGCACCCGATTTTGACTCTGCTCGGCCTGATGCCGCAACTGGTACATTCTACAGCGAGCATCGACCGCTTGAACGAACTTGAGAGCAGCGCCCGCGAAAGCGATTCCCTGACGATAGCGGAACAAGTCATGCAGGGGAGCCTCGGTGTAAAGCTCGAAAACATCAGTTTCAGCTACGTCGGGAGCGGCCACGAAGTCATGCAGCAGTTCTCTCACGACTTTGCACCGGGAAGCAAAACCGCCATTCTCGGCGAAACAGGTAAGGGCAAGACCACCCTCTTTCGGTTGCTACTCGGCTTCATTGAACCCGATGCGGGAAGGATGCTCATTTATTCGGAAAATGAGGTCGGGGCCGTTTCGGAAAGCACCCGCGTAAACTTCGTCTACGTTCCACAGGGAAACACCCTCATGAGCGGGACCATCCGCTACAACCTGCAACTCGCCTGCCCAAACGCCACCGAAAAGGACATGCTTGAGGCGCTCCATACGGCCTGCGCCGATTACGTCCAGGAACTCAAGGGAGGCCTCGATTTCGAACTCGGCGAACGCGGCTACGGGCTCAGCGAAGGGCAGGCGGCACGCATCGCGATTGCACGCGGTCTCTTGCGACCGGGAAACATTCTCCTGTTCGACGAAATCAGTTCCTCGCTCGACGAGGCGACCGAAGCGGAACTCTACCGTCGCCTATTCGAGACTTACCCGAACAAGACGATGATTTTCGTGACGCACCGCCCTGCCATCTGCGACATGTGCGACGAAATCGTGCGAATTTAA
- a CDS encoding PqqD family protein: MKIKNGFVLRDVCGEQVIMGEGIGALDFGKMLCLNETAAFLWKQAETLGEWTVDSLAEVLLNEYEVSPEQAKADVIAIVGEWQKVNVVE; the protein is encoded by the coding sequence ATGAAAATCAAGAACGGCTTTGTGCTGCGCGACGTGTGCGGCGAACAGGTGATTATGGGCGAAGGAATCGGAGCCCTCGATTTCGGAAAAATGCTTTGCCTGAACGAAACGGCGGCATTCCTCTGGAAACAGGCGGAAACCCTTGGCGAATGGACTGTAGATTCCCTCGCCGAAGTTCTGCTGAACGAATACGAAGTTTCCCCTGAACAGGCCAAGGCCGACGTCATCGCGATTGTCGGCGAATGGCAGAAAGTCAACGTGGTCGAATGA
- a CDS encoding S24/S26 family peptidase, translating to MISDDVILSEAIRLVQDGVSVTFPVNGRSMLPFIVGGRDSVILEKPRELKIGDIVLAKADTGHFVIHRIESMDKSSLTLMGDGNLAGREHCSKSDVFAQVTWVVLPGGKRRSLGTFRFRLAAKIWYILLPLRRYLLWIYRKV from the coding sequence ATGATTTCCGATGATGTCATCCTGTCCGAAGCTATCCGACTCGTTCAAGACGGAGTCAGCGTGACCTTCCCCGTAAACGGGCGGAGCATGCTCCCGTTTATCGTTGGCGGACGCGACAGCGTGATTCTCGAGAAGCCTCGCGAGCTGAAAATCGGGGACATCGTGCTCGCCAAGGCGGACACCGGACATTTCGTGATCCATAGGATTGAATCGATGGACAAAAGTTCCCTGACCCTGATGGGGGACGGCAATCTCGCCGGACGCGAGCACTGCAGCAAGAGCGACGTTTTCGCGCAAGTCACCTGGGTCGTACTTCCCGGTGGCAAGCGACGCTCCCTGGGGACGTTTCGTTTCCGCTTGGCCGCCAAAATATGGTATATTCTTTTACCCTTGAGGCGCTACCTGCTTTGGATTTATAGGAAAGTATAA
- a CDS encoding glycoside hydrolase family 3 protein, with the protein MANGLYRALRVSKITIAVASIALLAACGDDSSSGPAHSTSSGTSTLDISKMSIREKVGQMFFVRPEALDTSIHWNEYAELPDYKLQHVNKTILAVNKDYPVGGMILYAHNIVDEAQLGEFIAEIRTLNGSPLLAIDEEGGRIARIANNENFNVPKYESMAAIAESGDPSEAYKAAFTIGSYVKEYGFDIDYAPVADVNTNPENIVIGPRAFSDDPETAAEFVVSYLNGLDSAGVIGTLKHFPGHGDVKTDTHSGYAETNKTWEEMLECEMIPFKAGIEAGAQMIMTAHIAAPKVTGDDLPATLSSVILQDKLRGELGFKGIIVTDAMDMGAITTQFGNAEAAIKSIQAGVDVVLCSKDFTQVFDAVVNAVEKGDIKESRIDESVKRILALKTTK; encoded by the coding sequence ATGGCTAATGGATTGTATCGCGCCCTGCGAGTCTCCAAAATAACAATTGCAGTTGCATCCATAGCACTCCTTGCCGCCTGCGGCGACGACTCTTCGAGCGGGCCAGCCCATTCGACAAGCTCCGGGACCTCCACGCTCGACATAAGCAAAATGAGCATCCGCGAGAAGGTGGGGCAGATGTTCTTCGTGCGTCCCGAGGCACTCGACACGAGCATCCACTGGAACGAATATGCGGAACTCCCAGATTACAAGCTGCAGCACGTGAACAAAACTATACTCGCCGTCAACAAGGACTACCCCGTTGGCGGAATGATTCTTTACGCACACAACATTGTAGACGAAGCGCAACTCGGTGAATTCATTGCCGAAATCAGAACGCTGAACGGTTCTCCGCTCCTTGCGATAGATGAAGAGGGAGGTCGCATCGCCCGCATCGCGAACAACGAGAACTTCAACGTACCCAAGTACGAAAGCATGGCCGCCATCGCCGAAAGCGGCGACCCGAGCGAAGCTTACAAAGCCGCTTTCACCATCGGAAGCTATGTCAAGGAATACGGATTCGACATCGACTACGCCCCGGTCGCCGACGTGAACACGAATCCCGAGAACATCGTCATCGGGCCGCGAGCCTTCTCGGACGACCCCGAGACCGCCGCCGAATTCGTGGTAAGTTACCTGAACGGCCTCGATTCCGCAGGTGTCATCGGCACGCTCAAGCACTTTCCCGGTCACGGTGACGTAAAGACCGACACGCATTCCGGTTACGCCGAAACGAACAAGACCTGGGAAGAAATGCTCGAATGCGAAATGATCCCGTTCAAGGCAGGCATCGAGGCGGGCGCGCAGATGATCATGACCGCGCACATCGCCGCCCCGAAGGTCACCGGTGACGATCTGCCCGCGACACTTTCATCGGTCATTCTGCAAGACAAGCTCCGCGGCGAACTCGGATTCAAGGGAATCATCGTAACCGACGCCATGGACATGGGCGCCATCACCACGCAATTCGGGAACGCCGAAGCCGCCATCAAGTCGATTCAGGCAGGCGTCGACGTGGTACTTTGCTCCAAGGATTTCACGCAGGTATTCGACGCCGTCGTGAATGCGGTTGAAAAAGGCGACATAAAAGAAAGCCGCATTGACGAAAGCGTCAAGCGAATTCTTGCGTTAAAAACGACGAAATAG
- a CDS encoding LD-carboxypeptidase, producing the protein MNFMKNTQSGCSFRKGKVRPVIALSIAMAFAACSSDTIESTAAENEKLAMPLENTTPAFLKKGDKIALLSPSYTTPDSNIQKTADVIREWGFEPVIGKNVDKLDAGKFAGTIEERADDFRAALKDTSIKAILCNRGGYGTIQLVDLIDPKLIQENPKWVIGYSDITTLHAMQTKAGVASIHGTMSSSIAKTGGDEDNSKLLRDLLKGDVPVYKVPSHKYNQNGTAKGILVGGNMSTFVPLIGASDIDVFQNEGIILFMEEIGENLRNIDRMFHSIELHGVMENVKGVILGEFVDSGTDLDYESTEAMLSKYLKKYDIPVMCGFPAGHDDINLPIVMGAEVQMKVTDDGAMLAFDIGGTRKEVDTEKLTPKEALSKSLLKMLAGKIFKIEE; encoded by the coding sequence ATGAATTTTATGAAGAATACGCAGAGCGGATGCTCGTTCCGGAAAGGCAAGGTACGCCCCGTAATCGCATTGTCTATCGCCATGGCCTTTGCGGCCTGTAGCAGCGACACCATCGAAAGTACTGCTGCAGAAAACGAAAAGCTCGCGATGCCACTCGAAAACACGACCCCGGCATTCCTAAAAAAAGGCGACAAGATTGCATTGCTTTCACCTTCGTACACCACCCCCGATTCCAACATCCAGAAAACGGCCGATGTCATTAGGGAATGGGGCTTCGAACCGGTTATCGGTAAAAATGTCGACAAGCTCGATGCAGGCAAATTCGCAGGCACCATCGAAGAACGCGCCGACGACTTTAGGGCCGCGCTCAAGGATACCAGCATCAAGGCGATCCTCTGCAACCGTGGCGGCTACGGCACCATCCAATTGGTAGACCTCATCGACCCGAAGCTCATCCAGGAAAATCCCAAGTGGGTCATCGGTTACAGCGACATCACCACGCTGCACGCCATGCAGACCAAGGCGGGAGTCGCTAGCATTCACGGAACCATGAGCTCAAGCATCGCAAAGACCGGCGGCGACGAAGACAACAGCAAGCTCCTGCGCGATCTTCTCAAGGGTGATGTTCCCGTATACAAGGTTCCTTCGCACAAGTATAACCAGAACGGGACCGCCAAGGGCATTCTCGTGGGCGGCAACATGTCGACCTTCGTTCCTCTCATCGGCGCATCCGACATCGACGTATTCCAGAACGAAGGCATCATCCTCTTTATGGAAGAAATCGGCGAAAACCTGCGCAACATTGACCGCATGTTCCACTCGATCGAACTGCACGGCGTCATGGAAAATGTAAAGGGCGTTATCCTCGGCGAATTCGTGGATTCCGGCACCGACCTCGACTACGAAAGCACTGAGGCCATGCTTTCCAAGTATCTGAAAAAATACGACATTCCCGTGATGTGCGGATTCCCGGCGGGTCATGACGACATCAACCTTCCGATCGTGATGGGAGCTGAAGTTCAGATGAAAGTCACCGACGATGGCGCAATGCTCGCCTTTGACATTGGCGGCACACGCAAGGAAGTTGATACGGAAAAGCTCACCCCGAAGGAAGCCCTTTCGAAGTCGCTGCTCAAGATGCTCGCCGGAAAGATTTTCAAGATTGAAGAGTAG
- a CDS encoding DUF3450 family protein, whose product MKRLKLVPLAHLMLFVLLFSGVALADRDAEIRDLKLEKERLNSEIQKLNRQIASTDSMLKADDSRYKTLSQRYKADTERRRSEIDTLNNKIKAVAGELQTERNKQDRAKNRSDNVAAKRKALRAELAGISKKLEAQVAETLPWERESRLDRVKSLTRDIESGNASEEEAFSRLKSLIAEETKFGDEVAIINSPLTRKNGELINASILRIGNQWMVYSDENGTVFGTLVRKVENGKVSYDWNEDLNLEERAAVRLAIDVKQAKKPPQIVNLPVSLSVVGGER is encoded by the coding sequence ATGAAACGACTGAAATTAGTGCCCTTGGCACATCTGATGCTTTTTGTGTTGCTGTTTTCGGGGGTAGCACTTGCCGACCGTGATGCCGAAATTCGCGACCTCAAGCTCGAAAAAGAAAGGCTCAATTCTGAAATCCAGAAATTGAACCGCCAGATAGCCTCGACCGACTCGATGCTCAAGGCGGACGATTCCCGTTACAAGACGCTTTCGCAGCGCTACAAGGCCGATACGGAACGCCGCCGCAGCGAAATCGATACGCTGAACAATAAAATTAAGGCGGTTGCGGGGGAGCTCCAGACGGAACGCAATAAGCAGGATCGCGCCAAGAACCGTAGCGACAATGTGGCTGCCAAGCGCAAGGCCTTGCGTGCGGAACTGGCGGGCATCAGCAAGAAACTAGAGGCTCAGGTGGCCGAAACGCTCCCCTGGGAACGTGAAAGTAGGCTTGACCGAGTCAAGTCGCTCACTCGCGATATCGAAAGTGGCAATGCCAGCGAAGAAGAAGCTTTTTCTCGCCTTAAGTCGCTCATTGCCGAAGAAACCAAGTTCGGCGACGAAGTGGCAATCATCAACAGTCCGCTTACCCGCAAGAATGGAGAGCTGATCAACGCCTCTATCCTCCGCATCGGAAACCAGTGGATGGTCTACAGCGACGAGAACGGAACCGTTTTCGGAACGCTTGTGCGTAAGGTGGAAAACGGAAAGGTAAGCTACGATTGGAACGAGGATCTGAATCTGGAAGAACGCGCCGCGGTTCGGCTTGCTATCGATGTGAAACAGGCTAAGAAACCGCCCCAGATCGTGAACCTGCCCGTGAGCCTTTCTGTCGTAGGGGGTGAAAGATGA
- a CDS encoding MotA/TolQ/ExbB proton channel family protein, producing MRLDERRKTKDERMYKHVIASVAKQSRTALFATVLFLSASSAFAWPWSGSGEKKVSAEDQARIKDSLQMEEVRNLQREVDALTRIRLQKADSLEKLEAEHWRKRYAESQLTEEHQAQSRELDGRYSKLSTDLGRVSEEVMASKNMTSEVEERAQSDESAYDALNTQVKLSIDKTLGDVMGDYPVGMNGRLLRLRQAAGEADKKIPNTIGAVQGFMDDLLLRHEMTYTQSYGREVSQVGSRPDVNVNRLRLGTVFLGEVAQDNGDVQALLRSGALQGKIFEWNAALPPEMAANIKLAVTQASSGSVVSVPLDVLQNKAIKNTITDTKELTWDEELKAFFKKGGIVMYPLALVAIFALLLCLERFLVLTHRGHLGRRFMKKLNALVKDGHYEDAAALCLKKETSLSMVLFAVLNRARDKREDAERSLQEALLREQPKLERRMGLLAAMGTIAPLLGLLGTVTGIITLFTVITEVGTNDARVLAGGISEALVTTETGLVIAIPVMILHGLLSEKIEKVTSELYVQSTSLLNRIFGKVE from the coding sequence ATGAGATTAGACGAAAGACGAAAGACGAAAGACGAGAGAATGTATAAACATGTCATTGCGAGCGTAGCGAAGCAATCCAGAACAGCTTTATTTGCAACGGTTCTCTTCCTCTCGGCCTCTTCCGCCTTTGCGTGGCCGTGGTCGGGTTCCGGTGAAAAGAAGGTTTCTGCCGAAGACCAGGCGCGAATCAAGGATTCGTTGCAGATGGAAGAAGTCCGCAACTTGCAGCGCGAAGTGGACGCCTTGACCCGCATCCGTTTGCAGAAGGCCGATTCGCTCGAAAAGCTCGAAGCGGAACATTGGCGCAAACGTTATGCCGAATCGCAGCTGACCGAAGAACATCAGGCGCAGTCGCGTGAACTCGACGGTCGCTATTCCAAGCTTTCAACGGATCTTGGCCGCGTGAGCGAAGAAGTCATGGCGAGCAAGAATATGACTAGCGAAGTCGAAGAACGCGCTCAATCCGATGAATCCGCTTACGATGCTTTGAATACGCAGGTCAAACTTTCGATTGACAAGACGCTCGGCGATGTCATGGGTGATTATCCGGTGGGTATGAACGGTCGACTGCTCCGGCTCCGTCAGGCTGCCGGCGAGGCCGACAAGAAGATTCCGAACACCATCGGTGCCGTACAGGGCTTTATGGACGACCTGCTGCTCCGCCACGAAATGACGTATACGCAGTCCTATGGCCGCGAGGTGTCCCAGGTGGGTTCTCGCCCCGACGTGAACGTGAACCGCTTGCGTTTGGGAACGGTATTCCTTGGCGAAGTGGCGCAGGATAACGGCGATGTGCAGGCGTTGCTCCGTTCGGGCGCGCTGCAAGGAAAAATCTTTGAATGGAATGCGGCGCTTCCGCCCGAAATGGCTGCAAATATCAAGCTGGCCGTGACGCAGGCAAGTAGCGGTTCCGTGGTGAGTGTTCCGCTCGATGTGTTGCAGAACAAGGCAATCAAGAATACCATTACCGATACGAAGGAACTTACCTGGGACGAGGAACTCAAGGCGTTCTTCAAGAAGGGCGGAATCGTGATGTATCCGCTTGCTCTCGTGGCAATCTTTGCGCTGCTCCTTTGCCTGGAACGGTTCCTGGTGTTGACGCACCGTGGACATCTGGGACGCCGCTTTATGAAGAAACTGAACGCACTCGTAAAGGATGGACACTACGAAGATGCCGCCGCCCTCTGCCTCAAGAAGGAAACGAGTCTTTCAATGGTTCTGTTCGCCGTGCTGAACCGTGCTCGCGACAAGCGCGAAGATGCGGAACGTTCCTTGCAGGAAGCACTGCTTCGAGAACAGCCGAAATTGGAGCGTCGTATGGGCCTTTTGGCGGCCATGGGGACGATTGCTCCGTTGCTCGGCCTGCTGGGTACGGTGACGGGTATCATTACGCTTTTTACTGTGATTACCGAGGTGGGTACGAATGATGCTCGCGTGTTGGCTGGCGGTATTTCCGAAGCCCTCGTGACGACGGAAACTGGCCTCGTGATTGCTATCCCCGTGATGATTCTGCATGGTCTTTTGAGCGAAAAAATTGAAAAGGTCACGAGCGAACTCTACGTACAGAGCACCTCGCTCTTGAACAGAATCTTCGGGAAGGTTGAATAA
- a CDS encoding MotA/TolQ/ExbB proton channel family protein, protein MSNTHYIFLESLQNTYQAGGVVMLPILLAGVIGFYFLFSSWLRIGKDFFRADVHKVVKRMRRDLNGGERDRLNSKSPMGVEMAIKRLRKRGGLLGRELCNAVEIAAKDPASFKDYMQVRMMKTVRYMEQGTHIVSVMASAAPLLGLLGTVTGMVSTFEVITLYGNQNPVLMADGISEALISTQSGLLVAFPLTLLKQRLDERIEILRQNMELGATVIENCLVEKVSC, encoded by the coding sequence ATGAGCAATACGCATTACATATTCCTTGAATCCTTGCAGAACACTTACCAGGCGGGAGGCGTGGTCATGCTACCGATTCTGCTGGCGGGCGTTATCGGATTCTACTTCCTGTTCTCGAGTTGGCTGCGCATCGGTAAGGATTTTTTTCGTGCAGATGTCCACAAGGTGGTCAAACGCATGCGTCGCGACTTGAACGGCGGTGAACGCGACCGCTTAAATAGCAAGTCGCCTATGGGTGTAGAGATGGCTATTAAGCGCTTGCGCAAACGTGGCGGTCTTTTGGGCAGGGAACTTTGCAATGCCGTTGAAATTGCTGCGAAGGATCCTGCGTCGTTTAAGGATTATATGCAGGTCCGTATGATGAAGACCGTCCGTTATATGGAGCAGGGAACCCACATTGTATCGGTGATGGCGTCCGCGGCACCGCTTTTGGGCTTGCTCGGCACGGTGACGGGCATGGTTTCGACATTCGAAGTGATAACACTGTACGGAAACCAAAACCCGGTGCTGATGGCCGACGGCATTTCTGAAGCGTTGATTTCAACGCAGAGTGGTTTGCTCGTGGCTTTTCCACTGACACTTCTGAAACAGCGCCTTGACGAACGAATCGAAATTTTACGGCAGAACATGGAACTGGGTGCGACTGTAATAGAGAACTGTTTAGTAGAGAAGGTGAGCTGCTGA
- a CDS encoding biopolymer transporter ExbD: MEFNLPRRKQKDMGIEMGPLMDIVFILLIFFVVTSSFTRETGVDVTKPQAQTASQLEKENLLIAITREGTIHMNERQVDLASLQDILKQSLAKTPDREAVVIADKEAETGVLVQVIDMCNLAGVKKVSIAAQAE, encoded by the coding sequence ATGGAATTCAATTTGCCGAGAAGAAAACAGAAGGATATGGGCATCGAGATGGGCCCGCTGATGGACATCGTGTTTATCTTGCTCATCTTCTTTGTGGTGACCTCTTCGTTTACCCGCGAAACGGGCGTGGATGTGACCAAGCCGCAGGCGCAAACCGCAAGTCAACTCGAAAAGGAGAACTTGCTGATAGCCATTACACGAGAAGGGACTATTCACATGAACGAACGCCAGGTGGATTTAGCGAGCCTGCAGGATATTTTGAAACAGTCATTGGCGAAAACTCCCGATCGCGAAGCCGTTGTAATCGCGGACAAGGAAGCGGAAACGGGTGTGCTGGTGCAGGTGATCGATATGTGTAACTTGGCTGGAGTGAAAAAGGTTTCTATCGCGGCCCAGGCGGAGTAG
- a CDS encoding energy transducer TonB — protein MKRFSILLAAILASMLLVFSVTMANLFLSGKVFHEKKYAKTEVSVKKVDEVEKKVEKKKPTRKPNRMKSNSRSPKAGPRFAMNLGAASGTAGAAISDELVADFRGGALSTEKGDVDKKPESRSMANFQVPPKIRDNEIDATLRLSFCVDAGGHVYDIKVLEESPAGSGLAAAGREALSRMTFTPAEKAGKAVPFCGMEQPFEVKFRD, from the coding sequence GTGAAGCGTTTTAGCATTTTGCTTGCGGCGATTCTCGCGAGTATGCTTCTCGTGTTCTCCGTGACGATGGCGAACTTGTTTTTGAGCGGTAAGGTGTTTCACGAAAAGAAGTACGCGAAGACAGAAGTGAGTGTCAAGAAGGTGGACGAGGTCGAGAAGAAGGTAGAAAAGAAAAAGCCGACTCGCAAGCCGAACCGTATGAAGTCCAATTCGCGTTCGCCCAAGGCTGGGCCTCGTTTTGCGATGAATCTCGGTGCTGCCTCGGGAACGGCAGGTGCCGCTATCAGTGATGAATTGGTTGCCGATTTTCGTGGCGGTGCGCTTTCAACAGAAAAGGGCGATGTCGACAAAAAACCGGAAAGCCGCAGTATGGCGAATTTCCAGGTGCCTCCCAAAATCAGGGATAACGAAATTGATGCGACGCTCCGACTCAGTTTTTGCGTGGACGCGGGTGGTCATGTGTATGACATCAAGGTGTTGGAAGAATCCCCGGCGGGTTCTGGCCTTGCCGCTGCTGGCCGCGAAGCCCTTTCTCGCATGACATTTACTCCGGCTGAAAAGGCGGGAAAAGCGGTGCCCTTCTGTGGCATGGAACAACCATTTGAAGTGAAGTTTAGGGACTAA
- a CDS encoding lipopolysaccharide assembly protein LapB, producing MERANALYRDGKFKQAIMLYRKAESRGADPVATSFNIANSYYQQNDLPNAAATYRKAIDFSNGSFAPALFNMASVYFRLKQYPECVAAYHRALKLEPENVSGWLYLGEAYSKTGDAVGALRAIEKAYQLDKEDISIVYQLSEANISLNDFERAVAVIREGYAAHPEEIDFLVYLGDVYRLNKQYEESAGAYREALGVRPDDPATMYKLADVLAEDNKPFVAMDVLNNLTQIKPDFSDAAIFLGNLAYDAKFLDRAESAYELAAKQGNAEAVFGFKNMAYDAHAQKRDDEALRLLRIAQNYFPDDVTLQADILEFEKE from the coding sequence ATGGAACGCGCGAACGCACTTTACCGCGATGGAAAATTCAAGCAGGCCATTATGCTTTACCGCAAGGCGGAATCTCGTGGCGCCGACCCCGTCGCGACCAGTTTCAACATCGCCAACAGTTATTACCAGCAGAATGACTTGCCGAATGCCGCCGCCACTTATCGCAAGGCAATCGATTTTTCGAACGGTTCGTTCGCTCCCGCTCTTTTTAACATGGCGAGTGTCTATTTTCGGCTCAAGCAGTATCCCGAATGCGTGGCGGCGTATCACCGTGCGTTGAAACTGGAACCGGAAAATGTTTCCGGTTGGCTTTACTTAGGCGAAGCCTACAGTAAAACCGGCGACGCGGTCGGCGCCCTGCGTGCCATTGAAAAAGCCTACCAGCTTGACAAAGAAGACATCAGCATCGTGTACCAGCTTTCCGAAGCGAATATCTCGCTCAACGATTTTGAACGCGCCGTTGCCGTAATTCGCGAAGGCTATGCCGCTCACCCCGAAGAAATTGACTTCTTGGTTTACCTGGGTGACGTTTACCGTCTGAACAAACAGTATGAAGAAAGCGCTGGCGCTTACCGCGAAGCATTGGGCGTTCGCCCTGATGACCCTGCAACCATGTATAAGCTCGCCGATGTTCTCGCCGAAGACAACAAGCCTTTCGTGGCGATGGACGTGCTCAACAATCTCACGCAAATCAAGCCCGACTTTAGCGACGCCGCCATCTTCCTCGGGAACCTCGCATACGACGCCAAGTTCCTCGACCGTGCCGAATCCGCCTACGAACTTGCCGCCAAACAGGGGAACGCCGAAGCCGTATTCGGCTTCAAGAATATGGCCTACGATGCCCACGCTCAAAAGCGCGATGACGAGGCTCTCCGCCTGCTGCGTATTGCCCAAAACTATTTCCCGGATGACGTTACCTTGCAGGCCGACATTCTCGAGTTCGAAAAGGAATAA